The following coding sequences are from one Desulfosporosinus orientis DSM 765 window:
- a CDS encoding cobyrinate a,c-diamide synthase: MSSPFVNEQNSRNVPRLVIGAPQGRSGKTTFTLGLLRAFARSGMAVQPFKKGPDYIDACWHTAAAGNTCRNLDAFFMKKNEICSSILNQSRNHKLTIVEGAMGLYDGLDLKGSSSTAEIAKITQTPVLLVMDMTRTTRSVAAMVMGYQHFDPDVKIVGVVLNKVARARHEKIAREAIEQFCKIPVVGAIPKDANLTIPDRHLGLITKGEVDETDQLLDYFAEVISKHVDLAKILELARCAPELPIYSDSLIPNQAGCSLKNRGTPMKIGVIQDAAFSFYYPENIEALKALGADIAPISALSDSRLPDDLDGLYIGGGFPEIFAAELEANVSLREGIRQAGEDGLPIYAECGGLMYLGRSICTATQTYDMVGLLPLDTQMEGKPQGHGYTIMEATDGQPWFSENTIIKGHEFHNSKVINLAANMKFGFIVKRGHGVDGQHDGISYKNVFAAYNHIHALGCPEWAEGMVKLAANHHQSKWAQIKTMSV; encoded by the coding sequence ATGTCATCACCATTCGTCAATGAGCAAAATTCAAGAAATGTCCCTCGCTTAGTAATTGGAGCGCCTCAGGGGCGAAGTGGAAAAACGACCTTTACCTTGGGTTTACTCAGAGCTTTTGCGCGGTCAGGAATGGCCGTACAGCCCTTTAAAAAAGGACCGGATTATATTGATGCCTGCTGGCATACTGCTGCTGCTGGCAACACATGTCGAAATTTAGACGCATTCTTTATGAAGAAAAACGAAATATGTAGTTCTATATTAAACCAGTCACGTAATCATAAATTAACAATTGTTGAAGGTGCTATGGGCCTTTATGATGGACTTGATTTAAAAGGAAGCAGTTCAACCGCTGAAATTGCGAAGATTACTCAGACACCGGTGCTCTTAGTGATGGATATGACTCGAACAACTCGCAGTGTCGCAGCAATGGTTATGGGTTATCAACATTTTGATCCGGATGTTAAAATTGTTGGGGTTGTTTTGAATAAAGTGGCACGAGCTCGGCATGAAAAAATAGCTCGTGAAGCTATTGAACAGTTTTGCAAAATTCCCGTGGTTGGAGCTATTCCCAAAGATGCAAACTTAACTATCCCCGATCGACACTTGGGGTTGATCACAAAAGGTGAAGTTGATGAGACCGATCAATTACTCGATTATTTTGCAGAGGTAATAAGTAAACATGTAGATTTAGCCAAAATACTAGAATTAGCTCGTTGTGCACCTGAACTACCGATTTATTCAGACTCGTTAATTCCTAATCAGGCTGGATGCAGTCTCAAGAATAGAGGAACACCAATGAAAATTGGTGTTATTCAAGATGCCGCCTTTAGTTTTTATTATCCAGAGAATATAGAGGCTTTAAAAGCGTTAGGAGCTGACATAGCTCCGATCAGCGCCCTTTCAGATAGTCGGCTTCCCGATGACTTAGATGGTTTATATATTGGCGGAGGATTCCCGGAGATATTTGCTGCAGAACTTGAGGCAAATGTAAGTTTACGTGAGGGAATTAGACAAGCCGGTGAAGATGGCTTGCCTATTTATGCAGAGTGTGGCGGGCTTATGTACCTAGGACGATCTATTTGTACGGCCACACAAACCTATGATATGGTGGGTTTACTGCCCCTTGATACTCAAATGGAAGGTAAACCTCAAGGCCATGGCTACACGATTATGGAAGCAACTGATGGACAGCCTTGGTTTTCAGAGAATACAATCATCAAGGGCCATGAATTTCATAATTCTAAAGTTATTAATTTAGCAGCTAATATGAAGTTTGGTTTCATTGTAAAGCGTGGACATGGGGTCGACGGACAGCATGATGGCATAAGCTATAAGAATGTTTTTGCTGCATACAATCATATTCATGCCTTGGGCTGTCCTGAATGGGCGGAAGGAATGGTGAAGTTAGCAGCAAATCATCACCAATCTAAGTGGGCACAGATCAAAACTATGTCTGTTTAG
- the dsrB gene encoding dissimilatory-type sulfite reductase subunit beta → MAILDQGPPHYKKMLPPIVQENYGQWKYHEIPRPGVLRHVAEGGAVLHSVRVGTPRLVSIDFIREVCVIADEYCDGYLRWTTRNNIEFLVSDEAKVEPLLAELDAKGLRVGGTGRSISNIVHTQGWVHCHTPATDASGVVKAVMDDLYEYFNSMKLPAKLKMGLACCLNMCGAAHCSDIAIVGVHRTPPRINHDVIRKGTEIPSLVASCPTGAIRPDPKNKSVVVNEDKCMYCGNCYTMSPAMEIYDPKNDGIAILIGGKTSNARTAPSFSRMVIPFLPNTAPRWPETTAAIRKIVELWIANARKGERVGEWVERIGWEKFFELAELPFSEMLIDDYIFSRETFRTSAQFKF, encoded by the coding sequence ATGGCAATTTTAGATCAAGGACCTCCGCATTATAAAAAGATGCTTCCCCCGATTGTACAAGAAAATTATGGACAATGGAAATATCACGAAATTCCTCGTCCGGGCGTACTAAGACACGTTGCTGAAGGCGGCGCGGTTCTTCATAGTGTACGGGTAGGTACACCTCGTTTAGTCAGTATTGATTTTATTCGTGAAGTTTGCGTCATTGCTGACGAATATTGTGATGGATATTTGCGTTGGACGACCCGTAATAATATTGAGTTTTTAGTTTCTGATGAAGCTAAAGTTGAGCCTTTACTCGCTGAATTAGATGCAAAAGGTTTACGTGTAGGTGGAACTGGACGTTCTATCAGCAATATTGTTCACACACAAGGATGGGTACACTGTCATACACCAGCTACTGATGCTTCAGGTGTTGTAAAAGCTGTTATGGATGACTTGTATGAATATTTCAATAGTATGAAACTTCCTGCTAAGTTAAAAATGGGCTTAGCCTGTTGCTTAAATATGTGTGGAGCTGCACACTGCAGTGATATCGCTATTGTTGGTGTTCACAGAACTCCTCCGCGTATCAATCATGATGTTATTCGTAAGGGCACTGAGATTCCAAGCCTCGTAGCTAGCTGCCCGACCGGAGCTATTCGTCCAGATCCGAAGAATAAAAGCGTTGTCGTAAACGAAGACAAATGTATGTATTGCGGTAACTGCTATACCATGTCTCCAGCTATGGAAATTTATGATCCAAAGAATGATGGTATTGCGATTCTCATTGGTGGCAAAACTTCCAATGCTCGTACGGCACCATCCTTCTCCCGTATGGTTATTCCATTCTTACCGAATACTGCTCCTCGTTGGCCAGAAACAACTGCAGCAATCCGTAAAATTGTTGAGCTTTGGATTGCTAATGCTCGCAAAGGTGAGCGTGTTGGCGAGTGGGTTGAGCGTATTGGTTGGGAAAAATTCTTTGAACTGGCAGAGCTTCCGTTCTCTGAGATGTTGATCGACGATTATATCTTCTCCAGAGAAACATTCCGTACTTCAGCTCAATTTAAGTTTTAA